Proteins encoded in a region of the Pangasianodon hypophthalmus isolate fPanHyp1 chromosome 21, fPanHyp1.pri, whole genome shotgun sequence genome:
- the tle2c gene encoding transducin-like enhancer protein 4 isoform X1, protein MYPHGRPQAPLVPGHAGMKFTVLETLDHIKEEFQLFQAQYHSLKLECEKLATEKTEMHRHYIMYYEMSYGLNIEMQKQAEIVKRLSAICTQIIPLLSQEHQHQVAQAVERSKHVSMADLNAIIGQQQLQHLSHHAPGFPLTHHQSGLSLGAGVGLMALPGAFPFPPHLVPKDDVTHPESVDPRDGAPNRSFSDSAAVSQSVGQRLPLPLGCPPESATDSKRSSAEGKPRVPTPRDREVEKNEDSLKRDSTKEKSVSPAGGSPRSADGNGMDSRNSSRDARSPSSGFPHTHTPNQHKSPPQEKARSRSPSPSRDAPSPAPPPPPPACPLSSPACAPSPPVQH, encoded by the exons GCTCCGTTGGTGCCAGGCCACGCGGGCATGAAGTTCACCGTTCTGGAGACGTTGGACCATATCAAAGAGGAGTTCCAGCTCTTCCAGGCCCAGTACCACAG tCTGAAGTTGGAGTGTGAGAAATTGGCCACGGAGAAGACGGAGATGCACCGGCATTACATCATG TACTATGAGATGTCGTATGGACTGAATATTGAGATGCAGAAGCAG GCGGAGATTGTGAAGCGGCTCAGTGCTATATGCACTCAGATTATCCCTCTCCTGTCCCAAGAG CATCAGCACCAGGTGGCCCAGGCAGTTGAGAGATCCAAGCATGTGAGCATGGCTGACCTCAATGCTATCATAGGG CAACAGCAGCTCCAGCACCTGTCCCATCATGCTCCAGGCTTCCCCCTGACACATCACCAGTCAGGCTTGTCTCTCGGAGCAGGAGTCGGTCTCATGGCCCTCCCGGGGGCTTTCCCCTTCCCGCCACATCTGGTGCCTAAAGATGACGTCACTCACCCCGAATCTGTGGATCCCAGAG ATGGTGCTCCAAACAGG AGTTTTTCAGACTCAGCTGCAGTGAGTCAGTCTGTGGGTCAGAGGCTGCCTCTGCCGCTAGGTTGTCCACCCGAGTCTGCGACAGACAGCAAGAGAAGCAGTGCAGAAGGAAAACCTCGAGTTCCCACACCCCGA GACagagaagtggaaaaaaatgaggACAGTTTGAAACGGGACAGCACTAAAGAG AAGAGTGTGTCTCCAGCAGGAGGGTCTCCCAGGTCTGCTGATGGGAATGGCATGGACAGCCGAAACTCCTCCAGAGATGCCCGATCACCTTCATCTGGCttcccgcacacacacacacccaaccagCACAAGAGTCCCCCGCAG gagaaaGCACGCTCTCGTTCTCCATCTCCGTCACGTGACGCTCCATCTCCtgcgcctcctcctcctcctcctgcttgtCCTCTGTCCTCCCCAGCATGCGCTCCCTCTCCTCCTGTCCAGCACTAG
- the tle2c gene encoding transducin-like enhancer protein 4 isoform X2, protein MYPHGRPQAPLVPGHAGMKFTVLETLDHIKEEFQLFQAQYHSLKLECEKLATEKTEMHRHYIMYYEMSYGLNIEMQKQAEIVKRLSAICTQIIPLLSQEHQHQVAQAVERSKHVSMADLNAIIGQQQLQHLSHHAPGFPLTHHQSGLSLGAGVGLMALPGAFPFPPHLVPKDDVTHPESVDPRDGAPNRSFSDSAAVSQSVGQRLPLPLGCPPESATDSKRSSAEGKPRVPTPRDREVEKNEDSLKRDSTKESVSPAGGSPRSADGNGMDSRNSSRDARSPSSGFPHTHTPNQHKSPPQEKARSRSPSPSRDAPSPAPPPPPPACPLSSPACAPSPPVQH, encoded by the exons GCTCCGTTGGTGCCAGGCCACGCGGGCATGAAGTTCACCGTTCTGGAGACGTTGGACCATATCAAAGAGGAGTTCCAGCTCTTCCAGGCCCAGTACCACAG tCTGAAGTTGGAGTGTGAGAAATTGGCCACGGAGAAGACGGAGATGCACCGGCATTACATCATG TACTATGAGATGTCGTATGGACTGAATATTGAGATGCAGAAGCAG GCGGAGATTGTGAAGCGGCTCAGTGCTATATGCACTCAGATTATCCCTCTCCTGTCCCAAGAG CATCAGCACCAGGTGGCCCAGGCAGTTGAGAGATCCAAGCATGTGAGCATGGCTGACCTCAATGCTATCATAGGG CAACAGCAGCTCCAGCACCTGTCCCATCATGCTCCAGGCTTCCCCCTGACACATCACCAGTCAGGCTTGTCTCTCGGAGCAGGAGTCGGTCTCATGGCCCTCCCGGGGGCTTTCCCCTTCCCGCCACATCTGGTGCCTAAAGATGACGTCACTCACCCCGAATCTGTGGATCCCAGAG ATGGTGCTCCAAACAGG AGTTTTTCAGACTCAGCTGCAGTGAGTCAGTCTGTGGGTCAGAGGCTGCCTCTGCCGCTAGGTTGTCCACCCGAGTCTGCGACAGACAGCAAGAGAAGCAGTGCAGAAGGAAAACCTCGAGTTCCCACACCCCGA GACagagaagtggaaaaaaatgaggACAGTTTGAAACGGGACAGCACTAAAGAG AGTGTGTCTCCAGCAGGAGGGTCTCCCAGGTCTGCTGATGGGAATGGCATGGACAGCCGAAACTCCTCCAGAGATGCCCGATCACCTTCATCTGGCttcccgcacacacacacacccaaccagCACAAGAGTCCCCCGCAG gagaaaGCACGCTCTCGTTCTCCATCTCCGTCACGTGACGCTCCATCTCCtgcgcctcctcctcctcctcctgcttgtCCTCTGTCCTCCCCAGCATGCGCTCCCTCTCCTCCTGTCCAGCACTAG